A genomic stretch from Lathyrus oleraceus cultivar Zhongwan6 chromosome 2, CAAS_Psat_ZW6_1.0, whole genome shotgun sequence includes:
- the LOC127122771 gene encoding T-complex protein 1 subunit alpha translates to MNTIIIIKSVCHQKILSTLNSAIKTNLKAHGKSAGESFLMNGYALNTGRAAQGMPLKVSPAKIACLDFNLQKTKMQLGVQVLVSDPKGLERIHQRESDMTKERIQKLLKAGAIAVRRVRKEDMRHVAKATGATLVSTFADMEGEETFEPSFLGSADKVVEERIADDAVIMIKGTKTSGAFSLVLRGANDYMLDEMDRALHDALSIVKRTLESNTVVAGGGDVESALSVYLEYLATTLGSQEQLAIAEFAESLLIIPKVLAVNAAKDATDLVAKLRAYHHTAQTRADKKHLSSMGLDLSEGKIRNNLEAGVIEPATE, encoded by the coding sequence ATGAATACTATTATAATAATAAAATCTGTTTGCCACCAAAAAATTTTATCAACATTGAATTCAGCAATTAAGACCAACTTGAAGGCACACGGTAAAAGTGCTGGAGAGAGCTTTTTGATGAATGGTTATGCTCTTAATACTGGCCGTGCTGCCCAAGGAATGCCTCTCAAGGTTTCCCCTGCAAAAATTGCTTGTCTTGATTTCAATCTTCAGAAGACAAAAATGCAACTGGGTGTTCAAGTATTAGTTTCTGATCCCAAGGGACTTGAGAGAATTCACCAAAGAGAGTCTGATATGACTAAGGAACGGATTCAAAAATTACTCAAAGCTGGGGCAATTGCTGTGAGACGTGTGCGGAAAGAGGATATGCGACATGTTGCCAAAGCAACCGGAGCAACACTGGTCTCAACATTTGCTGATATGGAAGGAGAGGAAACTTTTGAACCGTCATTTCTTGGAAGTGCAGATAAGGTTGTTGAGGAGCGTATTGCTGACGATGCTGTAATCATGATTAAAGGGACCAAGACTTCTGGTGCATTCTCTTTAGTTCTCAGAGGTGCAAATGACTATATGCTTGATGAGATGGATAGAGCTCTGCATGATGCACTATCAATTGTCAAGAGAACGCTCGAGTCAAATACAGTGGTTGCTGGTGGAGGTGATGTTGAATCGGCATTGTCAGTTTATTTGGAATACCTTGCTACAACTTTAGGATCACAGGAGCAGTTGGCTATAGCAGAGTTTGCTGAGTCTCTGTTGATCATTCCAAAGGTGCTTGCTGTCAATGCTGCTAAGGATGCCACAGATCTGGTTGCAAAGTTACGGGCCTACCACCATACTGCACAAACTAGAGCAGATAAGAAGCATTTATCAAGCATGGGTTTGGATCTTTCAGAAGGGAAGATTAGAAACAACTTGGAAGCTGGAGTCATCGAGCCTGCTACTGAATAA
- the LOC127122772 gene encoding T-complex protein 1 subunit alpha, whose translation MNTIIIIKSVCHQNFLSTLNSAIKTNLKAHGKSAGESFLMNGYALNTGRAVQGMPLKVSPAKIACLDFNLQKTKMQLGVQVLVSDPKGLERIHQRESDMTKERIQKLLKAGAIAVRRVRKEDMRHVAKATGATLVSTFADMEGEETFEPSFLGSADEVVEERIADDAVIMIKGTKTSGAFSLVLRGANDYMLDEMDRALHDALSIVKRTLESNTVVAGGGAVESALSVYLEYLATTLGSQEQLAIAEFAESLLIIPKVLAVNAAKDATDLVAKLRAYHHTAQTRADKKHLSSMGLDLSEGKIRNNLEAGVIEPATEQIMFQS comes from the coding sequence ATGAATACTATTATAATAATAAAATCTGTTTGCCACCAAAATTTTTTATCAACATTGAATTCAGCAATTAAGACCAACTTGAAGGCACACGGTAAAAGTGCTGGAGAGAGCTTTTTGATGAATGGTTATGCTCTTAATACTGGCCGTGCTGTTCAAGGAATGCCTCTCAAGGTTTCCCCTGCAAAAATTGCTTGTCTTGATTTCAatcttcaaaagacaaaaatgCAACTGGGTGTTCAAGTATTAGTTTCTGATCCCAAGGGACTTGAGAGAATTCACCAAAGAGAGTCTGATATGACTAAGGAACGGATTCAAAAATTACTCAAAGCTGGGGCAATTGCTGTGAGACGTGTGCGGAAAGAGGATATGCGACATGTTGCCAAAGCAACCGGAGCAACACTGGTCTCAACATTTGCTGATATGGAAGGAGAGGAAACTTTTGAACCGTCATTTCTTGGAAGTGCAGATGAGGTTGTTGAGGAGCGTATTGCTGACGATGCTGTAATCATGATTAAAGGGACCAAGACTTCTGGTGCATTCTCTTTAGTTCTCAGAGGTGCAAATGACTATATGCTTGATGAGATGGATAGAGCTCTGCATGATGCACTATCAATTGTCAAGAGAACGCTCGAGTCAAATACAGTGGTTGCTGGTGGAGGTGCTGTTGAATCGGCATTGTCAGTTTATTTGGAATACCTTGCTACAACTTTAGGATCACAGGAGCAGTTGGCTATAGCAGAGTTTGCTGAGTCTCTGTTGATCATTCCAAAGGTGCTTGCTGTCAATGCTGCTAAGGATGCCACAGATCTGGTTGCAAAGTTACGGGCCTACCACCATACTGCACAAACTAGAGCAGATAAGAAGCATTTATCAAGCATGGGTTTGGATCTTTCAGAAGGGAAGATTAGAAACAACTTGGAAGCTGGAGTCATCGAGCCTGCTACTGAACAAATCATGTTTCAGTCATAA